One window of the Mixophyes fleayi isolate aMixFle1 chromosome 6, aMixFle1.hap1, whole genome shotgun sequence genome contains the following:
- the LOC142160614 gene encoding uncharacterized protein LOC142160614, giving the protein MDILTDCMNEDHSIFKNIQIAKYPSVDAKNTINCLENVIDKSVSCGEGNLTNIDIYTPSDHTQYTATHIKEESVSCKEGNVSYTDIYTPTDHTPYTSTLIKEESLSCVVENVTDNHIPAVHVTSTCMDPQTTQSADRTYRCSKCQIVFASNSDLIEHQECHTEDKSIYCSKNDERTTGQKEFPCSVCGKCFTDNSELLSHLRMPVGENPYSCCDCGRGYKNKSSLLTHQRIHTGEKPFCCLLCGKYFNQKAHLTIHQFIHTKEKRFSCSVCGKCFINTSNLIEHQRSHTGEKTYFCSVCGKCFKFKSNLSKHEIIHTGEKPFSCSVCGKSFSQKAYLAIHQRVHTGEKPYSCSECGKCFINRSNLIAHQVIHTGEKSYSCSECGKCFYHKGSLINHQLTHKTEH; this is encoded by the coding sequence attgTATGAATGAAGATCACAGTATTTTTAAGAACATCCAGATTGCAAAATACCCATCAGTTGATGCAAAAAACACAATCAACTGTCTGGAGAATGTTATTGATAAATCAGTTTCTTGTGGAGAAGGAAACCTCACAAACATTGACATTTATACACCAAgtgatcatacacaatatacagctactcatattaaggaggaatcagtctcatgtaaAGAAGGAAATGTCTCATATACTGACATTTATACTcccacagatcatacaccatATACATCTACTCTTATTAAGGAGGAATCCCTCTCATGTGTGGTAGAAAATGTCACAGATAATCATATACCAGCTGTACATGTTACTTCAACTTGCATGGATCCTCAAACCACGCAGAGTGCAGACAGGACCTATAGGTGTTCTAAGTGTCAAATAGTTTTTGCCAGTAATTCTGATCTTATTGAACATCAGGAATGTCATACAGAGGACAAATCTATTTATTGCTCCAAAAATGATGAAAGGACTACTGGGCAAAAGGAATTTCCTTGCTCagtatgtgggaaatgttttacggATAACTCAGAGCTGCTAAGTCATCTGAGAATGCCTGTTGGGGAAAACCCGTATTCTTGCTGTGACTGTGGAAGAGGTTACAAGAACAAGTCATCGCTTTTAACACATCAGAGgatccacacaggagagaaaccattttgtTGTTTGCTTTGCGGAAAATATTTCAACCAGAAAGCACATCTCACCATACATCAATTTATTCACACAAAAGAGAAACGATTTTCATGTTCTGTGTGCGGGAAATGTTTTATCAATACATCAAATCTCATAGAGCATCAGAGGAGTCACACGggagaaaaaacatatttttgttctgtttgtggaaaatgttttaagtTTAAGTCAAATCTCAGTAAGCATGAGAtcattcacacaggagagaaaccattttcttGTTCTGTTTGTGGTAAATCTTTTAGCCAAAAAGCATATCTCGCTATACATCAGCGGGTTCATACAGGAGAAAAGCCAtattcttgttctgaatgtgggaaatgttttatcaaCAGATCAAATCTCATTGCACATCAGGtgattcacacaggggagaagtcatattcttgctctgaatgtgggaaatgtttttatcACAAAGGGAGTCTTATAAACCATCAGCTAACTCACAAAACAGAGCATTAA